Part of the Streptomyces europaeiscabiei genome is shown below.
ATCCGGCCACCGGCGAGGAGACCGCCCTCGCCGGCGGCGGCCGGGTCATGCCCGCGCTCTCGCCCGACGGGCAGCGGCTCGCGTGCCTCGACATGGCCGGACGGCTCGTCGTACGGAACCTGGCGAGCGGCGAGGAACGCGTCCTCGTGGCGCCGCTCGGCGGGGGCGGGATCCCCGGCAGGCCGAGCTGGTCGCCCGACGGCCGGTACCTCGCGCTGTGCGATCGCAACCGTCTCGGCGCCCGATTCCGCGAGGGCTACAACCTGATCCGGATCGTCGACGCCAGGACCGGCGCCGACCGGCTGCACGCGGTCGCGCCCCACACCTCGATCGCCGACCGGTACGACTCCGGGCCCGTCTGGTCGCCCGACGGCCGCCTGCTGGCCGTGATCGTCGAGTCCGCGCTCTGCCTGCTGCCGGTGACCCCGGACGGCACCCCCCGCGGGAAGCTGCGCACCCTCACCACCGAACCCGCCGACCACCCCACCTGGTCCGGTGACTCCAGGACCCTTCTCTACCAGTCGGGCACCCGCCTGCGCCTCATCGACGTCTCCGGCGACCACGCCCGGACCGTCCGGGTGCCGCTAGACCGCACCCGGCCCACACCCGCCGACACCGTCGTCCACGCCGGACGCCTGTGGGACGGCACCGGCGAGACGGTCCGCGACGACGTCGACATCGTCGTACGCGGCGGCCGCATCACCGCTGTCGAACCCCACCGGAACAACCGTCGGGCCGCCCTCCGCCGCGTCGACGCCTCCGCACACACCGTGCTCCCCGGCCTGTGGGACACCCACACCCACCCCTGGCAGAGCACCTACGGCGGCCGCCAGGCCGCCGGGCAGCTCACCTACGGCATCACCACCGCCGTCTCCCTCGGCGGTTTCGCCCACGAACAGGCCCGTATCCGCGAGGAGGTGAACGCCGGGCGGCTCGCCGGACCCCGGCTGCTCACCACCGGCGAACTCCTCGACGGCGCGCGGGTCGCCTACAGCATGGGGCGCGCCCACCGGACGAAGGCGGGCCTGCGCCGCACACTGGAGCGCGCCGAGGCGCTCGACTGGGACTTCGTCAAGACCTATGTACGGGCCCCCGGTTGGGTGATGAGCGAGGCCGCCAGCTTCGCCCACGAACGTCTCGGCGTCCGCACGGGAGGTCACCTGCTCTCGCCGGGGGTCCAGCTCGGACAGGACCTGACGACCCATCTGCAGGCCACCCAGCGAGCCGAGTTCGGCCACGCCATCACCGCGAGCGGGCGGGCGTACGAGGACGTGGTGGAGACCTACACCCGCGAGGGCGTGGACTTCTCCCTCATCGCCACCCCCTTCACGGCCGCGCCCCTCATGGGCGCCGACCCGTCCCTGGCCGACGACCCCCGGGTCACGGTCGTGATGCCGCCGTGGGACGCCGCCCTCGTACAGCAGGGTGCGGGAATTTTGCCGACGCCCGCCCAGCTCGCCGCGCTGCGCACCGAGATCGACATCTACCGGCGGATCCTCGCGGCCGGCGGCGTCATCGCCCTCGGCACCGACCAGCCGCTCGGCCCCGTGGGCCTCTTCCTCCACCTCGCCCTGCGCGCCCTGCACGACGGCGGGCTCACGCCGGCCGAGACCCTGCGCACCGCGACCGCCCTCCCGGCCCGGCTCTTCGGCCTCGACGACGACCTCGGCACGGTCGAGACGGGCAAGCTCGCGGACCTGACCGTCGTCGACGGCGACCCCTTCACGGACTTCGCCGACCTCGTCCGCACGGTGTCGGTCCTGCGGGGCGGAACCCCTTGGACCACCGAGGAACTGGTGGCCGCGTACCGGCCCACGGCGCCGCGCACGAAGGCGGCCGGTACCGAGGAGGACTGGCTGGAGGTGGGCCGGCTGATGCGGCAGGACGGCTGCTGCCACCACGATCACTGAGGAACACCGGCCCGGATCCGGGGCCCTCGCGTCGACGACTGCCGGCCGAGGGCCCCGAGGCGGCCGGGGCTCCGTGCCTGGTGTCGCGCCCCTGGGCCGTTTCTGACGGCTCTTGAAGCCGTTCGCGAGCGGTTACGGACGAGTCAGGTGAGGCGGCCAGTGCCTCACGAGTCACCTCGCGCGGCGCCGATCGGCCGGATGCTCTCCGACCAGGAGCCATCGGAAGCGCCCTAGTGGTCGGTGTCCTTGCCGATGAACAGCTCCGCGAAGGTGGACGCGGCAGCGGGGGAGTCGAGGACGCGGCGGAGCCGGGCGGTCGCGGCGCCCGCCCGGAACGCGTCGCCGGACGACGGCCCGTGCAGCAGCTCCGCCAGCCACTGCGAGAACTCCTGGTAGTGCCAGACCCTGCGCAGACAGGCCTGCGAGTAGCCGCGCAGCCCACTGTCGTCGCCCTTGCCCAGGTGGGCGATCAGGGCGTCCGCGAGGAGCAGGGAGTCGTGCAGCGCGAGGTTCATGCCCTTCGCGGCGATCGGCGCGACGAGGTGAGCCGCGTCGCCCGCGAGGTACAGCCGGCCGTACGCCATCGGCTCGGTGACGTAGTTGTGCATGTCGAGCACCCGCTTCTCGACCAGCGGGCCCTCGGCGAGCGGCCTGGTGCCGGGTACGGCCAGCCGGGCGTGCAGCTCGGACCAGACCCGCTCGTCCGGCCAGTTCGCCGGGTCGTCGCCGGCCGGAACCTCCAGGTAGTAGCGGGTGACCTCGGGGCTGCGCGCCATGTGCCCGGCGAAGCCCCGGGGATGCACACCGAGGATCACGCAGTCGGACGACGGCGGTGCCTCGGCGAGCAGCGCCAGCCAGTCGACCCCGTGATCGTGCCGGGCGACCGTGGCCCGCCCGGCGGGCAGCGCGGACCGCGTGACGCCGCGCGCGCCGTCGCAGCCGGCGATGAACTCGCAGCGCAGAAGCCGGCGTTCGCCCGTCGCCGGATCCACGTACGACACGGACGGCTGCTCGCCGTCGATGTCGTGCAGCTCGACATCGCGCACGCCGAAGCGGATGTCGCCGCCCCGGACGTCCGCGTACTCCCTGACCAGGTCCGTCACCAGCAGCGGCTGCGGATACACGTAGTGGTGGTGCCCGGTGATCTCCGTGTACGGGAACCGCCGTCGCTCACCGGCGAAGCGGAACTCGAACTCGGTGTGCACCGGCGCCCGTTCCACGAGCCGGTCGGCCAGCCCGCGCCGCTCCAGCGCACGCACCGCCCACTCCTCCAGGAACCCGGCCCGGGGCCGCCGCTCGATGAACTCCCGGCTCTCGGTCTCCAGCACCACGCAGTCCACGGAGGCGGCCCGCAGGATGTTGCCGACGGTCAGCCCGGCGGGTCCCGCACCGACGATGACGACCGGGGTGCGCTCGGCCGCGGAAGGGCCCGAGGGGGAGGCCGGGGAGGTGGGGGTGGTCATTCGAGCATTATGCCGGGCACCGTGCGAGCGGCTTCAAATGACGTGCGGGGCAGGGGTGTTGGAGTCTGCGGGCGGCTGGGGCGGCTGGGGCGGCAGTGGCGGCCGGGGTCACCGCAGCCCGAACTGCCTGGCCCAGCCCGTGATGTCGGCCGTGGTCGCGTTGCCGCCGCAGACCACGAGGCCCAGCCGGGCGCCGTCGCCGACCCGCTCCAGCACCTGCCGGGCCGCCGGCAGCAGGCATCCGGCGGCGGGTTCCGTCCACACCTTGGCGTGCTCGGCGAAGTCGAGGACGCCCTGCACCGCCTCGGCGTCGGAGACCACCAGGACGTCCTCGACGAGGGCGGCCACATGGTCGTAGGTGAGCTGGGAGGCGGAGGGCGCGCTGAGCGTGGTGACGATGGAGGAGAGGGGGACGGTCACGGGTCCGCCCGCCGCCACCGCCCCGGTCATGGCCGTGGCGCCGACGGTCTCCACACCCCAGACGCGGACGCCGGGACGCAGGGCCGCGAAGGCCGCCGCGACACCGGCGACGAGCCCGGCCACCACCGATGCTCACGAGCACGTCGGTGAGCGCGCCGGACCGCTGCGTCTCCTCGACGTCCTCGGTGAACTCCAGACCGACGGTGCCCTGACCGGCGATCACCAACGGGTCGTCGAACGGGTGGACGAGGGTGAGACCCTCCGACCGCAGCCGCTCGGTCAGCGCGAACGCCTCCGCCATCCCGTCGGTGAGCCGCAGCGAGGCCCCGGCCGCCTCGACGAGGTCGATGGCGCGCTGTGAGGCGGTCCTCGACATCACCACGGTCGCCTTGATGTGCAGCGTGGCGGCCATGTGCGCCAACGCGATCCCGTGATTACCGCCGCTGACCGCCACGACCCCGGCCGCGCGCTCGGCGTCCGTCAGCGTCAGGAGCTTCGCCGTCGCGCCGCGTGCCTTGAAGGAGCCGGTTCGCTGCAGCAGCTCCAGCTTCGTGGTGACCGGTACGCCGAGGAGGGCGGACAGCCCCGGGCTCGGGATCGTCGGCGTCCGCACGACATGCCCGGCGATCCTCGCGGCCGCGTCCTGGATCTCGGAGATCCCGATCAACACATCCACCTCGTTCCATGCTGCCTGGTGACGACCGGTGCCGGTCCCCGCCGAGACTATCCTCGCCCCCGCAGCCCCTACCCGTCCCTCCCCAGGGGCTGCGCCCCTTCGACCCCCGCCCGCCGGCCGGTCCGTCGTGGTTGCTCGCGGAGTTCCCCACGCCCCTTGAAGGGCCACAGGCCCTTCAAGGGGCGTGGGGAGTCACCGCAGGGCCTCGGTCCAGTTCGGAGGGACGCGGCCCGCGGGCCCCGGCGTCGCCTGGTCGGCCGGATGGCTGAGCGGCGGGACGAGGTCGGGACCGGACTCGTACATCTCGGAGGTCTCGTAGTTCCAGAACCAGGACTCGCCGGGCTCGTAGCTCTGTACGAAGGGATGCCCCGTGGCCCCCGCGTGGGCCGTGGCGTGCTGGGCCGGCGAGGAGTCGCAGCAGCCGATGTGCCCGCACTGGGCGCAGCGTCGCAGATGGAACCACCAGCCGCCGGCCGCGTCGCACTCCACGCATCCGTCACCGCTCGGCGGGACGGTGGGGTCGATTCCGGCGGGCAGGGTCATGAGGCCTCCTCGGGGGCAGGGTCCGGGTCGTCGGCGAGCGTGAGGTCCAGGTCGGCCGACGGTGCCGTGAGCGGCAGGAAGACCTGGAAGCGGGTGTCGCCGGGGCGGGAGTGGACCTCGATATGCCCGTGGTGCTTGTTGACGACGATGCGCCAGGAGATGTCGAGGCCGAGCCCGGTCCCCTGCCCGACCGGCTTGGTGGTGAAGAAGGGGTCGAAGATACGCCCCCGGATATCCGCCGGGATACCGGGACCCGTGTCGCGGAACTCCACGAGCACCTGGTCACGGTGGTCCGGCGCCGTCCGTACCGTCAGCGTGCCCGCGCCGCCGGTGTCGTTGATCGCGGAGACCGCGTTGTCGATCAGGTTCGTCCACACCTGGTTCAGCTCACCCGGATATGCGGGGATGCGCGGCAGAGTGCGGTCGTACTCCTTCACCACCTCGATCCGCTCGCCGATCTTCCCGGACAGCATCAGCAGCGTGCTGTCGAGGAGTTCGTGGACGTCCGCGTTCTGGTACGGGGC
Proteins encoded:
- a CDS encoding 4-hydroxybenzoate 3-monooxygenase, with the translated sequence MTTPTSPASPSGPSAAERTPVVIVGAGPAGLTVGNILRAASVDCVVLETESREFIERRPRAGFLEEWAVRALERRGLADRLVERAPVHTEFEFRFAGERRRFPYTEITGHHHYVYPQPLLVTDLVREYADVRGGDIRFGVRDVELHDIDGEQPSVSYVDPATGERRLLRCEFIAGCDGARGVTRSALPAGRATVARHDHGVDWLALLAEAPPSSDCVILGVHPRGFAGHMARSPEVTRYYLEVPAGDDPANWPDERVWSELHARLAVPGTRPLAEGPLVEKRVLDMHNYVTEPMAYGRLYLAGDAAHLVAPIAAKGMNLALHDSLLLADALIAHLGKGDDSGLRGYSQACLRRVWHYQEFSQWLAELLHGPSSGDAFRAGAATARLRRVLDSPAAASTFAELFIGKDTDH
- a CDS encoding amidohydrolase family protein is translated as MDRDQSHRTPPLTRRQLLAATGATGAAAVLGTAGAAAPAVARPAAPGLSLTFTRATNGSATLATGGDTLIAEIQSGLWSLPRGGGKAVPLTPAGLEPNRPTYSPAGDLIAFCAYRGGGFHLWTMRPDGTELKQRTDGPWDDRAPAWSPDGTRLAFGSERGGDPGSPVNGCPYRVHVLDLGSGDVTRVTGLPGQDGPLQDGTWEDFDPTWSPDGTRLLFVRAKVVTTGTTPSAESRTIAAVAADGTGPVTVEHTETAAAQVMTPALAPDGRLAYLRTTAAPNGSCTLVVAGEPVPVDGDVAPVPPRWTAEGELLLTLDGRFTLVRPEDPARPEVIPFMGVLPVDRPRYRIKEYDLGEARVRPARGIHLPALSPDGRSIAFAALNSLWLAGTSGGRPPRMLRKSPPTRWLLAPSWARDGKSLVYADDRDGLLGVYRHDPATGEETALAGGGRVMPALSPDGQRLACLDMAGRLVVRNLASGEERVLVAPLGGGGIPGRPSWSPDGRYLALCDRNRLGARFREGYNLIRIVDARTGADRLHAVAPHTSIADRYDSGPVWSPDGRLLAVIVESALCLLPVTPDGTPRGKLRTLTTEPADHPTWSGDSRTLLYQSGTRLRLIDVSGDHARTVRVPLDRTRPTPADTVVHAGRLWDGTGETVRDDVDIVVRGGRITAVEPHRNNRRAALRRVDASAHTVLPGLWDTHTHPWQSTYGGRQAAGQLTYGITTAVSLGGFAHEQARIREEVNAGRLAGPRLLTTGELLDGARVAYSMGRAHRTKAGLRRTLERAEALDWDFVKTYVRAPGWVMSEAASFAHERLGVRTGGHLLSPGVQLGQDLTTHLQATQRAEFGHAITASGRAYEDVVETYTREGVDFSLIATPFTAAPLMGADPSLADDPRVTVVMPPWDAALVQQGAGILPTPAQLAALRTEIDIYRRILAAGGVIALGTDQPLGPVGLFLHLALRALHDGGLTPAETLRTATALPARLFGLDDDLGTVETGKLADLTVVDGDPFTDFADLVRTVSVLRGGTPWTTEELVAAYRPTAPRTKAAGTEEDWLEVGRLMRQDGCCHHDH
- a CDS encoding UBP-type zinc finger domain-containing protein — protein: MTLPAGIDPTVPPSGDGCVECDAAGGWWFHLRRCAQCGHIGCCDSSPAQHATAHAGATGHPFVQSYEPGESWFWNYETSEMYESGPDLVPPLSHPADQATPGPAGRVPPNWTEALR